A genomic region of Kribbella sp. NBC_00382 contains the following coding sequences:
- a CDS encoding GNAT family N-acetyltransferase, which translates to MADDLRLVDIQNEHLDDVVRVRSRSFGLLEAGRLEEWKADAQVWITDRRIVGVMDGDEVVAAARFWPFEQWWSGRKVPMAGVAGVVVAPEYRGRGVGSMVMRGILARAVEQGYPLSGLYPATTVIYRHLGYEFGGGRYRYTFPAADLRSLGGKEVSVRRAGPADAARFLELAGELHSSGRSSGPLVWPEAKVAEWLGEDNSFCYLADDGFVVYGWQGGKLRVEELIAGSEATARALWSIVGSGSSISTEVEAHLAPDDPANLLVPTEADHNVQVEHWMLRLLDAPAAIAARGFAPGASLEVDLDLDDSELSANTGRWHLSVSDGAGSLTPVSSTGDALRLGSRGLTALYAGTPLGSVRKAGLAWGGSASDDGAIDTAFSGATSYMLDYF; encoded by the coding sequence GTGGCTGATGACTTGCGGTTGGTGGATATTCAGAACGAGCACCTGGACGACGTAGTACGGGTGCGTTCGCGCTCCTTCGGGCTACTCGAGGCCGGGCGGCTCGAGGAGTGGAAAGCGGATGCGCAGGTCTGGATCACCGACCGGCGGATAGTCGGCGTGATGGATGGCGACGAGGTGGTCGCCGCCGCCAGGTTCTGGCCGTTCGAGCAGTGGTGGAGCGGGCGCAAGGTGCCGATGGCCGGTGTGGCCGGGGTTGTCGTCGCACCGGAGTACCGGGGACGCGGGGTCGGCAGCATGGTGATGCGCGGGATCCTCGCCCGGGCTGTCGAGCAGGGGTATCCGTTGTCGGGGCTCTACCCGGCGACCACTGTGATCTATCGGCACCTGGGATACGAGTTCGGCGGCGGCCGGTACCGGTACACCTTCCCGGCGGCAGACCTGCGTTCGCTGGGCGGCAAGGAGGTCAGCGTCCGCCGAGCCGGCCCTGCTGACGCCGCTCGCTTCCTGGAGCTAGCGGGGGAGTTGCACAGTTCTGGGCGGAGCAGTGGACCGCTGGTATGGCCCGAAGCGAAGGTCGCCGAGTGGTTGGGGGAGGACAACAGCTTCTGCTACCTGGCTGATGACGGGTTCGTCGTCTACGGCTGGCAGGGCGGCAAGCTGCGGGTGGAGGAGCTGATTGCCGGCTCCGAAGCCACCGCGCGGGCGCTGTGGTCGATTGTCGGCTCCGGATCGTCCATCTCGACCGAGGTGGAGGCCCACCTCGCTCCGGACGACCCCGCGAATCTCCTGGTCCCCACGGAAGCCGACCACAACGTACAGGTCGAGCACTGGATGCTGCGGCTGCTCGACGCTCCCGCAGCCATCGCCGCTCGCGGCTTCGCGCCTGGTGCCTCTCTGGAGGTCGACCTGGACCTCGACGACTCCGAACTCAGCGCCAACACCGGCCGCTGGCACCTGTCCGTCTCGGATGGCGCCGGCTCGCTGACGCCTGTTAGTTCCACTGGCGACGCCCTGCGCCTGGGCTCCCGCGGCCTGACCGCCCTGTACGCCGGTACGCCGCTGGGCTCGGTGCGCAAGGCCGGGCTGGCGTGGGGCGGCTCGGCCTCCGACGACGGGGCGATCGACACGGCCTTCTCGGGCGCGACGTCGTACATGCTCGACTACTTCTGA
- the ruvC gene encoding crossover junction endodeoxyribonuclease RuvC yields MRVLGVDPGLTRCGLGVVEGSPGRPPTMIAVGVIRTPADLDVAKRLVRIEAELEEWIIEHRPDAVAVERVFAQQNVRTVMGTAQASGVAMVVAARRGLPVALHTPSEVKAAVTGSGRAGKEQVTTMVTRILKLPERPTPADAADALALAICHVWRGGVTSRLEEAASSRANLEALAQAQSRLQVARLRAAVAAQEGRR; encoded by the coding sequence GTGCGCGTGCTCGGAGTGGACCCGGGACTGACCCGGTGTGGTCTCGGTGTTGTCGAGGGCAGCCCTGGGCGGCCGCCGACGATGATCGCGGTCGGGGTGATCCGGACGCCGGCCGACCTGGACGTCGCCAAGCGGCTGGTCCGGATCGAGGCCGAGCTGGAGGAGTGGATCATCGAGCACCGGCCTGACGCGGTCGCGGTCGAGCGGGTGTTCGCCCAGCAGAACGTGCGGACGGTGATGGGCACGGCGCAGGCCTCCGGGGTGGCGATGGTGGTGGCCGCCCGGCGAGGTCTGCCGGTGGCGTTGCATACGCCGAGCGAGGTGAAGGCGGCGGTGACCGGCTCGGGCCGGGCCGGCAAGGAGCAGGTCACCACGATGGTGACCCGGATCCTCAAGCTGCCCGAGCGACCGACACCAGCCGACGCCGCGGACGCCCTGGCACTGGCGATCTGCCACGTCTGGCGGGGCGGAGTGACAAGCCGCCTGGAAGAAGCCGCCAGCAGCCGAGCCAACCTTGAAGCGCTCGCCCAAGCACAATCCCGCCTCCAGGTAGCAAGACTGCGCGCCGCGGTAGCCGCCCAGGAAGGCCGACGATGA
- a CDS encoding hotdog fold domain-containing protein yields the protein MANDVLRRWEKFRGVPGGSRLFSLAFTLKAPYFRSVRPRFVQVSPNYASLVLPKRRAVQNHIGTVHAIAVCNGLEAAMGALAEATIPSGKRWLPKGMEVEYLAKSTSDLTCSAETDPDAWTAGPDVPVQVKATRTDGTVVVQGTINLWVTDKK from the coding sequence ATGGCCAACGACGTGCTGCGCAGGTGGGAGAAGTTCCGTGGGGTTCCGGGCGGTTCGCGGCTGTTCTCGCTGGCCTTCACGCTGAAGGCGCCGTATTTCCGCTCGGTCCGCCCGCGCTTCGTCCAGGTGAGTCCCAACTACGCCTCCCTGGTACTTCCGAAGCGCCGGGCCGTCCAGAACCACATCGGCACCGTGCACGCGATCGCGGTGTGCAACGGCCTGGAGGCAGCCATGGGCGCCCTGGCCGAGGCGACCATCCCCTCCGGCAAGCGCTGGCTGCCGAAGGGGATGGAGGTCGAGTACCTCGCCAAGTCCACGTCGGACCTCACCTGCTCGGCTGAGACCGACCCTGACGCCTGGACGGCCGGTCCCGACGTGCCCGTTCAGGTGAAGGCGACCCGTACGGACGGGACGGTCGTAGTACAAGGCACCATCAACCTTTGGGTTACCGATAAGAAGTGA
- a CDS encoding IS481 family transposase: protein MSHVNAQLTPRARLRLARLIVDQGWPVATTAKMFMVASKTARKWADRYQTEGPAGMCDRSSRPHHSPTKTPTAVVRRIVRLRWRHRLGPVQIAGRLGLPASTVHAVLVRCRINRLSRIDRATGEPLRRYEHAYPGSLIHVDVTKFGNIPDGGGARYLGKQQGKLNSRHTARTRTGYTANRNVRIGTAYLHTVIDDHSRVAYAEICADEKAATAIDVLRRAVAWYAEHGVTVERVLSDNGSAYKAHAWRDTCTELGITPKKTRPYRPQTNGKIERFHRTLADGWAYARFYTTEAERRAALPTWLHTYNHHRLHTAIGNKPPISRLTNLPEHHS from the coding sequence GTGTCCCACGTTAACGCTCAACTGACCCCGCGTGCACGGTTACGGCTGGCGCGTTTGATCGTTGACCAGGGCTGGCCGGTCGCGACCACGGCCAAGATGTTTATGGTGGCGTCGAAGACAGCACGCAAGTGGGCTGATCGGTACCAGACCGAAGGCCCGGCCGGGATGTGTGATCGCAGCTCGCGTCCGCATCACAGCCCGACTAAGACCCCCACCGCGGTAGTACGCCGGATCGTACGGCTGCGCTGGCGTCACCGGCTCGGCCCCGTCCAGATCGCCGGGCGCCTCGGACTGCCGGCCTCCACCGTGCACGCCGTGCTCGTACGCTGCCGGATCAACCGGTTGTCACGCATCGACCGAGCCACCGGTGAACCATTACGCCGCTACGAACACGCCTACCCCGGCTCGCTGATCCACGTCGACGTCACCAAGTTCGGCAACATTCCCGACGGCGGCGGCGCACGCTACCTGGGCAAGCAACAAGGCAAACTCAACTCCCGCCACACCGCCAGAACGCGCACCGGCTACACCGCCAACCGCAACGTCCGCATCGGCACGGCCTACCTGCACACCGTCATCGACGACCACTCCCGCGTCGCCTACGCCGAAATCTGCGCCGACGAGAAAGCAGCCACCGCCATCGATGTCCTGCGCCGGGCCGTGGCCTGGTACGCCGAACACGGCGTCACCGTCGAACGAGTCCTGTCCGACAACGGATCAGCCTACAAAGCCCACGCGTGGCGCGACACCTGCACCGAACTCGGCATCACACCCAAGAAAACCAGGCCCTACCGACCCCAAACCAACGGCAAAATCGAACGCTTCCACCGCACCCTCGCAGACGGCTGGGCCTACGCCCGCTTCTACACCACCGAAGCCGAACGACGCGCTGCTCTACCCACCTGGCTCCACACCTACAATCACCACCGACTCCACACCGCAATCGGCAACAAACCACCCATCAGCCGACTGACCAACCTCCCTGAACATCACAGTTAA
- the pdxS gene encoding pyridoxal 5'-phosphate synthase lyase subunit PdxS codes for MTDTQNSPQTGTAKVKRGMAEMLKGGVIMDVVTAEQAKIAEDAGAVAVMALERVPADIRAQGGVSRMSDPDMIESIISTVSIPVMAKARIGHFVEAQILQSLGVDYIDESEVLTPADYANHIDKWNFTVPFVCGATNLGEALRRITEGAAMIRSKGEAGTGDVSNATTHMRQIRQQLRHLQNLPEDELFVAAKELQAPYELVKEVAQAGKLPVVLFTAGGIATPADAAMMMQLGAEGVFVGSGIFKSGNPAQRAEAIVKATTFYDDPDVLAKVSRGLGEAMVGINVDEIPQPHRLAERGW; via the coding sequence GTGACCGACACCCAGAACAGCCCGCAGACCGGTACCGCCAAGGTCAAGCGGGGCATGGCCGAGATGCTCAAGGGCGGCGTGATCATGGACGTCGTCACCGCCGAGCAGGCCAAGATCGCCGAGGACGCCGGCGCCGTCGCGGTGATGGCGCTCGAGCGGGTCCCGGCCGACATCCGCGCCCAGGGCGGCGTCTCCCGGATGAGCGACCCGGACATGATCGAGTCCATCATCAGCACCGTGTCGATCCCGGTGATGGCGAAGGCCCGGATCGGTCACTTCGTCGAGGCGCAGATCCTGCAGAGCCTGGGCGTCGACTACATCGACGAGTCCGAGGTGCTCACCCCGGCCGACTACGCGAACCACATCGACAAGTGGAACTTCACCGTTCCGTTCGTCTGCGGCGCGACCAACCTGGGCGAGGCGCTGCGCCGGATCACAGAGGGCGCGGCGATGATCCGCTCCAAGGGTGAGGCCGGCACCGGTGACGTCTCCAACGCGACCACCCACATGCGCCAGATCCGCCAGCAGCTCCGCCACCTGCAGAACCTGCCCGAGGACGAGCTGTTCGTCGCGGCGAAGGAGCTGCAGGCGCCGTACGAGCTGGTCAAGGAGGTCGCCCAGGCGGGCAAGCTCCCGGTCGTACTGTTCACCGCCGGCGGCATCGCCACCCCGGCCGACGCGGCCATGATGATGCAGCTCGGCGCCGAGGGCGTGTTCGTCGGCTCCGGCATCTTCAAGTCCGGCAACCCGGCCCAGCGCGCCGAGGCGATCGTGAAGGCCACCACCTTCTACGACGACCCGGACGTGCTCGCCAAGGTCTCCCGCGGCCTGGGCGAGGCCATGGTCGGCATCAACGTCGACGAGATCCCGCAGCCGCACCGGCTCGCCGAGCGCGGCTGGTAA
- a CDS encoding DUF6891 domain-containing protein — translation MTEQAISERTARELRGLARVLVRSGYADRAAVTAALTEAVQEDAPAADPAVLVPELVDEAVAAVTADAADWAEETDPDRLDAVLAELESLGVVVVRYTSDHHAARQALEAAADPKGLVFFTDTDVWHAVDFNMLELKVWHPDTANVAPGEALLDDVLALLHERRLPAVFDEGRIEVTIDWQRRVQL, via the coding sequence GTGACAGAGCAGGCGATCAGTGAGCGGACCGCGCGCGAGTTGCGCGGTCTTGCTCGCGTCCTGGTCCGTTCCGGGTACGCCGACCGCGCCGCTGTCACGGCTGCCCTGACGGAGGCCGTGCAGGAGGACGCACCGGCGGCTGACCCGGCAGTACTTGTGCCGGAGCTGGTCGACGAGGCAGTGGCTGCAGTGACGGCGGATGCCGCGGACTGGGCCGAGGAGACGGACCCGGACCGGCTGGACGCAGTACTGGCTGAGTTGGAGTCGCTAGGCGTCGTAGTAGTGCGCTACACCTCGGATCACCACGCTGCACGTCAGGCGTTGGAGGCAGCCGCGGACCCGAAGGGGCTGGTGTTCTTCACCGACACCGACGTCTGGCACGCGGTCGACTTCAACATGCTCGAGCTCAAGGTCTGGCACCCCGACACGGCCAACGTGGCGCCGGGGGAGGCGTTGCTGGACGACGTACTGGCGCTGCTGCACGAGCGGCGGCTGCCTGCGGTCTTCGACGAGGGCCGGATCGAAGTGACCATCGACTGGCAACGGAGGGTCCAGCTGTGA
- the pdxT gene encoding pyridoxal 5'-phosphate synthase glutaminase subunit PdxT, protein MTVIGVFALQGNVREHLAMLAQVGVEARPVRRPSELAEVDGLVLPGGESTTMDKLARTFELFEPLQKRIADGMPTFGTCAGMIMLANEITGGIDGQETLGGLDVTVRRNAFGRQVDSFEADLDFAAFDAPYHAVFIRAPWVERVGRDVEVLSTVRSGPAAGRIVAVRHDRLLATSFHPEMTGDARLHGYFADLVRDL, encoded by the coding sequence GTGACGGTTATCGGCGTGTTCGCGCTGCAGGGCAACGTGCGTGAGCATCTGGCGATGCTGGCCCAGGTCGGCGTCGAGGCCCGCCCGGTACGCCGGCCGTCCGAGCTCGCCGAGGTGGACGGGCTGGTGCTGCCCGGTGGCGAGTCGACCACGATGGACAAGCTGGCCCGGACCTTCGAGCTGTTCGAGCCGTTGCAGAAGCGGATCGCGGACGGCATGCCGACCTTCGGGACGTGCGCCGGGATGATCATGCTGGCCAACGAGATCACCGGCGGGATCGACGGCCAGGAGACGCTCGGCGGCCTGGACGTGACGGTCCGGCGGAACGCGTTCGGGCGGCAGGTCGACTCGTTCGAGGCGGATCTCGACTTCGCGGCCTTCGACGCGCCGTACCACGCGGTGTTCATCCGGGCACCGTGGGTGGAACGCGTCGGGCGCGACGTCGAAGTACTGTCGACGGTGAGGTCGGGCCCCGCCGCAGGTAGGATCGTCGCGGTTCGCCACGATCGGCTGCTGGCCACGTCGTTCCACCCCGAGATGACGGGTGATGCTCGGCTGCACGGCTACTTCGCCGATCTGGTGCGCGACCTCTAG
- the ruvB gene encoding Holliday junction branch migration DNA helicase RuvB, with amino-acid sequence MDDNVRPLVSADAMDIEERKIESALRPRTLAEFGGQRRVSEQLELVLHAARGRNRAPDHVLLSGPPGLGKTTLAMIIAAELSAPLRITSGPAIQHAGDLAAILSGLNEGEVLFLDEIHRMSRPAEELLYMAMEDFRVDVIVGKGPGATAIPLEIPPFTLVGATTRAGLLPGPLRDRFGFTGHLEFYESAELEKIINRSAALLDVDITKEAAAEIASRSRGTPRIANRLLRRVRDYAEVRADGIVTIALSKAALELYEVDRMGLDRLDRSVLDALCRRFGGGPVGLSTLAVAVGEERETVEEVAEPFLVRSGYLARTPRGRVATPAAWRHLGLAVPKGATFADTLFDTEDE; translated from the coding sequence ATGGACGACAACGTTCGCCCGTTGGTGTCCGCGGACGCTATGGACATCGAGGAACGCAAGATCGAGTCCGCGCTGCGCCCGCGCACGTTGGCCGAGTTCGGTGGACAGCGCCGAGTCAGCGAGCAACTCGAGCTGGTCCTGCACGCGGCCCGCGGCCGCAACCGCGCGCCCGACCACGTCCTGCTGTCCGGCCCGCCCGGGCTGGGCAAGACGACCCTGGCCATGATCATCGCGGCCGAGCTCTCCGCGCCGCTGCGGATCACCAGCGGACCGGCGATCCAGCATGCCGGCGACCTGGCCGCGATCCTCTCCGGGCTGAACGAGGGCGAAGTCCTCTTCCTCGACGAGATCCACCGGATGTCCCGCCCGGCCGAAGAGCTGCTCTACATGGCGATGGAGGACTTCCGGGTCGACGTGATCGTCGGCAAGGGCCCCGGCGCGACCGCCATCCCGCTGGAGATCCCGCCGTTCACGCTGGTCGGCGCGACCACCCGGGCCGGGCTGCTGCCGGGACCGCTGCGGGACAGGTTCGGGTTCACCGGACACCTGGAGTTCTACGAGTCGGCCGAGCTGGAGAAGATCATCAACCGCTCGGCGGCGTTGCTCGACGTCGACATCACCAAGGAGGCGGCCGCCGAGATCGCCTCCCGGTCCCGTGGCACACCCCGGATCGCGAACCGGCTGCTCCGCCGCGTCCGCGACTACGCGGAGGTACGGGCCGACGGCATCGTCACGATCGCGCTCTCGAAGGCCGCGCTGGAGCTGTACGAGGTGGACCGGATGGGCCTCGACCGGCTCGACCGGTCGGTCCTCGACGCCCTCTGCCGTCGCTTCGGCGGGGGACCGGTCGGCCTGTCCACCCTCGCGGTCGCTGTCGGTGAGGAGCGCGAAACCGTGGAGGAGGTCGCCGAACCCTTCCTGGTCCGCTCCGGCTACCTGGCCCGTACTCCGCGTGGCCGCGTCGCCACCCCGGCCGCCTGGCGTCATCTCGGCCTCGCAGTGCCGAAGGGCGCGACCTTCGCGGACACGCTTTTCGACACCGAGGACGAGTAG
- the yajC gene encoding preprotein translocase subunit YajC — MVLIAAPMASSGGGGITLLLPLILIVGMIWFMSRTQRKQKTRQAETVAALQPGTKVITTSGQVGIVEEVDDEYVTLEISDGVLVQFVKAAIGRVLPEETEDVAADEPADEAAGETATEPADVKESVEVPDAGADKVQDKPKLPPTHTEN; from the coding sequence ATGGTATTGATCGCCGCACCGATGGCCTCCTCCGGCGGTGGGGGCATCACGCTCCTGCTCCCGCTGATCCTGATCGTCGGGATGATCTGGTTCATGAGCCGTACCCAGCGCAAGCAGAAGACCAGGCAGGCCGAGACGGTCGCCGCGCTGCAGCCGGGTACCAAGGTGATCACCACCAGCGGCCAGGTCGGCATCGTCGAGGAGGTCGACGACGAGTACGTGACGCTGGAGATCTCCGACGGCGTGCTCGTGCAGTTCGTGAAGGCCGCGATCGGCCGGGTTCTCCCGGAGGAGACCGAGGACGTGGCGGCGGACGAGCCGGCGGATGAGGCCGCCGGGGAGACCGCGACGGAGCCGGCTGACGTCAAGGAGTCCGTGGAGGTGCCGGACGCCGGCGCCGACAAGGTCCAGGACAAGCCCAAGCTGCCCCCTACGCACACCGAGAACTGA
- a CDS encoding aminotransferase-like domain-containing protein, translated as MWRGSDLDPADGTKTEQVEALVLRRIERGDLSIGSRLPSERVLAERLGLSRVTVVRALDQLRADGVLETKRGSGTHVRPLDRLLDPIAPASTVSAGDQPLLDLRFATTAAPHDVAEVAAQIIAEGLPQAMGGDGPPSGGSLDLRTALAERLTLEGVPTEPGQLTLTVGAAAGLNAALAGLDLGPGVAITESPTYPAAFDLLRRHRLDVVGWPAGVWDTDQLAHLCRRHKPKVIYLQADNHNPTGLSLPADRRAAVVEIARRYDAALISDETMRPLWLASGEQAEPLSRYPRTVSVGSLSKTVWGGLRVGWVRTGRQLRRRINTSAQLSVTSPSALDDLLAQAILGRLDRVISRRKTRLRSNLAALETGLKTLDGVAWPTPTGGMTLWLELTEVRARRVLEAAREQGLLLGAGDLFTPDGTDRRHIRIPFTAPPATLKLVVARLGTALAQSS; from the coding sequence ATGTGGCGGGGGAGCGATCTGGATCCAGCGGACGGGACCAAGACCGAACAGGTCGAGGCCCTGGTCCTGCGCCGGATCGAGCGCGGCGACCTGTCGATCGGATCCCGCCTCCCCTCGGAGCGAGTACTAGCTGAGCGCCTCGGCCTCAGCCGGGTGACCGTCGTCCGCGCTCTGGACCAGCTAAGAGCAGACGGCGTACTGGAGACCAAACGAGGCTCCGGTACTCACGTAAGGCCACTCGACCGCCTACTGGACCCCATCGCCCCGGCCTCAACAGTCTCGGCCGGCGACCAACCCCTCCTGGACCTCCGCTTCGCCACAACCGCCGCACCGCATGACGTAGCCGAGGTAGCCGCGCAGATCATCGCCGAGGGCCTCCCACAAGCCATGGGCGGCGACGGCCCACCCTCCGGCGGCTCCCTAGACCTCCGTACGGCGCTAGCCGAACGCCTCACGCTTGAGGGCGTCCCCACCGAGCCAGGCCAGTTGACCCTGACCGTAGGTGCCGCAGCTGGCCTCAACGCGGCCCTAGCCGGGCTGGACCTAGGACCGGGCGTCGCGATCACCGAGTCGCCCACCTACCCAGCAGCCTTCGACCTACTCCGCCGACACCGCCTGGACGTAGTTGGCTGGCCAGCGGGCGTCTGGGACACGGACCAGCTCGCTCATCTCTGCAGGCGTCACAAGCCGAAGGTGATCTACCTCCAAGCGGACAACCACAACCCAACTGGCCTCAGCCTCCCAGCGGACCGGCGTGCAGCAGTGGTGGAGATCGCCCGGCGCTACGACGCCGCACTGATCAGCGACGAGACCATGCGGCCGCTCTGGCTCGCCAGTGGAGAGCAGGCCGAGCCGCTGAGCCGGTACCCGCGCACGGTCAGCGTCGGCTCGCTCAGTAAGACCGTCTGGGGCGGCCTGCGCGTCGGCTGGGTCCGTACCGGCCGGCAACTGAGACGCAGGATCAACACGTCGGCCCAGCTGAGCGTGACCTCGCCCAGTGCGCTGGATGACCTACTGGCACAGGCGATCCTCGGCCGTCTCGACCGGGTGATCTCCCGGCGCAAGACGCGGCTCAGGTCCAACCTGGCCGCTCTGGAGACCGGGCTGAAGACGCTGGACGGCGTGGCCTGGCCGACCCCGACCGGCGGCATGACGCTGTGGCTTGAGCTGACGGAAGTACGGGCTAGGCGAGTACTGGAGGCCGCACGGGAGCAGGGCTTGCTACTAGGCGCCGGGGATCTGTTCACACCGGACGGGACCGACCGCAGGCACATCCGCATCCCATTCACCGCTCCACCTGCCACCTTGAAACTTGTCGTCGCGCGCCTGGGAACAGCGCTAGCTCAGTCCAGTTGA
- a CDS encoding YebC/PmpR family DNA-binding transcriptional regulator, translated as MSGHSKWATTKHKKAVIDSRRAKLFAKLIKNIEVAARTGGGDLAGNPTLYDAVQKAKKSSVPNDNIDRAVKRGSGAEAGGADWQSITYEGYGPNGVAMLIECLTDNRNRAAADVRTAMTRNGGSLADPNSVAYLFHRKGVIVVNKVQDGKTYTEDDVMEAVLEAGADEVNDLDESFEVISEAGDLVKVRTALQDAGIDYESADASFVPSMTVDLDADGAGKIFRLIDALEESDDVQNVYANFDVSDEVMAEVG; from the coding sequence ATGTCAGGCCACTCCAAATGGGCCACCACCAAGCACAAGAAAGCGGTCATCGACTCGAGGCGCGCCAAGCTCTTCGCGAAGCTGATCAAGAACATCGAGGTGGCCGCCCGCACGGGCGGCGGTGACCTCGCGGGCAACCCGACCCTGTACGACGCGGTCCAGAAGGCGAAGAAGTCCTCGGTCCCGAACGACAACATCGACCGCGCGGTCAAGCGCGGCTCCGGTGCCGAGGCCGGTGGCGCGGACTGGCAGTCGATCACGTACGAGGGCTACGGGCCGAACGGCGTCGCGATGCTGATCGAGTGCCTGACCGACAACCGCAACCGCGCGGCGGCCGACGTCCGGACGGCGATGACCCGCAACGGCGGCTCGCTGGCCGACCCGAACAGCGTCGCCTACCTGTTCCACCGCAAGGGCGTCATCGTGGTCAACAAGGTGCAGGACGGCAAGACCTACACCGAGGACGACGTGATGGAGGCCGTCCTCGAGGCCGGCGCCGACGAGGTGAACGACCTCGACGAGTCCTTCGAGGTGATCAGCGAGGCGGGCGACCTGGTGAAGGTCCGCACGGCGCTGCAGGACGCCGGGATCGACTACGAGTCGGCCGACGCCTCCTTCGTCCCCTCGATGACGGTCGACCTGGACGCCGACGGCGCCGGCAAGATCTTCCGGCTGATCGACGCCCTCGAGGAGAGCGACGACGTGCAGAACGTCTACGCCAACTTCGATGTCTCCGACGAGGTCATGGCCGAGGTCGGCTGA
- the ruvA gene encoding Holliday junction branch migration protein RuvA, with protein MIAFVRGPVAAIGLDSCVIEVGGVGLQLYCHPGTLATLRPGQEFKLATSLVVREDSLTLYGFSDADEKELFELLQTASGVGPKLAQAALAVLSPDQLRQAVAAEDLAMLVKIPGVGKKVAQRLVLELKDKIGAPSRTVAGRPLASTEVWREQVHAGLVGLGWSARDADDAVIAVSPLAQGETEPSVPDLLRAALRALSKA; from the coding sequence ATGATCGCGTTCGTGCGTGGCCCGGTGGCCGCGATCGGGCTGGACAGCTGTGTGATCGAGGTCGGGGGAGTCGGGCTGCAGCTCTACTGCCACCCCGGCACCTTGGCGACGCTGCGCCCCGGCCAGGAGTTCAAGCTCGCCACCTCGCTGGTGGTGCGCGAGGACTCGTTGACCCTGTACGGCTTCTCCGACGCCGACGAGAAGGAACTGTTCGAGCTGCTGCAGACAGCTTCGGGCGTCGGCCCGAAGCTGGCTCAGGCAGCGCTCGCAGTGCTGAGCCCGGACCAGCTCCGCCAAGCCGTGGCCGCAGAAGACCTCGCGATGCTGGTGAAGATCCCCGGCGTCGGCAAGAAAGTCGCGCAACGCCTCGTCCTGGAGCTCAAGGACAAGATCGGCGCCCCCTCGCGCACGGTCGCCGGCCGTCCGCTGGCGTCGACCGAGGTCTGGCGCGAGCAAGTACACGCCGGTCTGGTCGGCCTCGGCTGGTCGGCCCGCGACGCCGACGACGCGGTCATCGCCGTCTCACCGCTGGCGCAGGGTGAAACTGAACCCTCCGTTCCCGATCTCCTCCGCGCCGCACTCCGCGCCCTCTCGAAGGCGTAG